One Tripterygium wilfordii isolate XIE 37 chromosome 10, ASM1340144v1, whole genome shotgun sequence DNA segment encodes these proteins:
- the LOC120006805 gene encoding uncharacterized protein LOC120006805 encodes MEWSPQDAMKAYLQTLQLCKLHDDDDDQDLSLGSKRVVIEPKCMEFISALAAGKRAKSMVEITTQGITPITIALAVAAKQTGAQFLCFLVSNHNEGLNIDESKHKLIDLGLEDVIHFFYKDPFEGLMHEGCKDRFCSH; translated from the exons ATGGAGTGGTCTCCTCAAGATGCCATGAAAGCTTATTTGCAAACTCTTCAATTG TGTAAGttacatgatgatgatgatgatcaagatTTGTCATTGGGAAGCAAAAGAGTAGTCATTGAGCCCAAATGCATGGAGTTCATATCAGCTTTGGCAGCAGGAAAGAGAGCAAAatcaatggtggaaatcacaacaCAAGGCATTACCCCAATCACAATAGCCCTGGCTGTGGCTGCAAAGCAAACAGGAGCTCAATTTCTCTGTTTCCTTGTTAGCAACCACAATGAAGGCCTTAACATTGATGAAAGCAAACACAAGCTCATAGATCTTGGTCTTGAAGATgtgattcattttttttacaaagaCCCATTTGAAGGGTTGATGCATGAGGGCTGCAAAGACAGATTTTGCAGTCATTGA